GGGCCGAACCCATCCCACCCCACCAACCGAGAGGACGTGAACACCATGAAGGCAACTCCAACCGCCGCGATCCTGCTGGGGATCGTCGTAGTCCTGCTGACGCTGCTTCTGACGGTGCTTCCCTGCGATGCCGCCGCGCAGCAAGCGAGCGCGGACGCCACCCTGCTCCGGGTTCCGTTGCCGGAGGACGGCGAAGAGCGGATCCCCCGGCTCCGCGCACGCGTGCGTCATACAACGGTCATCGTGCTTCCGGCCGGGGAGCGCATCCTCGACTTCGTGGCCGGAGACTCCGAGTACTGGCACCTGACCGGCGCGGCGAACGTCGCGTACCTGAAGCCGTTGGCCGAGAACGCGGCGACCAACGTGGCGCTCGTCTGCGAGTCGGGGCGCATCTACTCGTTCCTTGTCTCGGAAAGCGGGGAGAAGCCGCCCCACCTCGTGGTCCGCGTCGAGGCAGGCGCGGATGCGGAGGCCGCGTTTGGCGCTCCCGGGTTCGTCGCCCGGAGCGAGGTCGCCGCCTACCGCGAGATGGCGGCCCAAGCTGTCGAGGCCGCGGGGCTGGCCCGCGAGGAGGCCGAGGCCGGGATCGCCGAGGCACGCGGCTGGGCCGAAGCGGAGATCGAGGCGTTCCGTGCCGCCTACCCCGAGCGGCTGCGGTTCGAGTACCTGCTGGACCGAAAGGCGTCCGAGCGGCCGTTCCGTGTCGAGGCGATGTGGCACGACGGGGAGTTCACCTATCTCCGTTCGCGCGC
The DNA window shown above is from Candidatus Palauibacter soopunensis and carries:
- a CDS encoding TrbG/VirB9 family P-type conjugative transfer protein, with amino-acid sequence MKATPTAAILLGIVVVLLTLLLTVLPCDAAAQQASADATLLRVPLPEDGEERIPRLRARVRHTTVIVLPAGERILDFVAGDSEYWHLTGAANVAYLKPLAENAATNVALVCESGRIYSFLVSESGEKPPHLVVRVEAGADAEAAFGAPGFVARSEVAAYREMAAQAVEAAGLAREEAEAGIAEARGWAEAEIEAFRAAYPERLRFEYLLDRKASERPFRVEAMWHDGEFTYLRSRAQESPALYELRDGEPSLVAFDLTEDGLYVARRVLGDGWLQIGGARAGWRFEPRDVR